In Arachis hypogaea cultivar Tifrunner chromosome 17, arahy.Tifrunner.gnm2.J5K5, whole genome shotgun sequence, a single window of DNA contains:
- the LOC140181058 gene encoding uncharacterized protein produces the protein MRKKTIAKRPPREKVYKLPTKLSTRSQDRTFTPSPSPLTSPPRTAPIARTKTTPRYHAPAKPTSPPKATPSKPSSSKPSSSKGKRSAVEEPVPETTKPKSRSVPMRSQRGNSHRPLKSVREPDIDPFAHKSHFMTSHSDYNPHHFKSAMNHDFYEGVIQYRTLCPSFLVNLPDLKKKGFPFVENLEFLDWNHLFEIKKPVYPQLVKEFYANMTYHEGSVHSYVKGRDIILNNETISDSLKYTDVGPCAYTSVKWDDGVGISYHDALAHICEHVFLIDGITPTHKGLGYERAQLHRIVNHILIPQSGSYQRVSYTDTLILYALITKIEISFAYFMARYMFDSVRSVKDKALPYSMFLTCIFEHFGVDLSNEDYENRHSYLKGGSSVKQNKGPTRSERVVLDDEDDDFVPEDSPSLSTEGISISTGKKSALLNVVKDVVQEFVSQSNHLIAMNKEQRKLASKHENFLKKSRDRVAVFMTFIDNLQKDEDPATDVEEEADSKGNGSDD, from the coding sequence atgaggaagaaaaccattgcTAAAAGGCCTCCTCGTGAAAAAGTCTACAAGCTTCCCACAAAGCTTTCCACTCGCTCCCAAGACCGAACCTTCACACCTTCACCCTCTCCTCTTACCTCTCCTCCTCGCACTGCTCCTATAGCGCGAACCAAGACCACACCAAGGTACCATGCTCCTGCCAAACCGACGTCACCACCTAAGGCAACGCCATCCAAACCAAGCTCCTCGAAACCTAGTTCATCCAAGGGTAAGCGTTCTGCTGTTGAAGAACCCGTTCCTGAGACAACAAAACCTAAGTCAAGGTCTGTTCCTATGCGCTCACAAAGAGGTAACTCTCATCGCCCTCTCaaatctgttagagaaccagacattgatccttttgctcacaaATCACACTTCATGACATCTCACTCAGACTATAACCCCCATCATTTTAAATCTGCCATGAACCACGATTTTTATGAGGGAGTTATTCAGTATCGTACTCTATGTCCCTCTTTTCTTGTGAATTTacctgatttgaaaaagaaaggttttccttttgttgaaaatttggaatttttagactggaatcacctttttgaaatcaaaaaacctgtatatcctcagttggtcaaagaattttatgcaaacatgacttaccatgaaggaagtgtgcaTTCTTATGTTAAGGGCAGAGACATTATCTTGAATAATGAAACTATCAGTGACTCCTTGAAGTACACTGATGTTGGGCCGTGTGCTTATACATCTGTAAAGTGGGATGATGGAGTTGGTATATCTTACCATGATGCTttggctcacatttgtgaacatgttttcttaattgatggcatcacacccactcacaaaggcctaggatatgaacgtgctcagttgcaccgtaTTGTCAACCACATCTtaattcctcaaagtggttcatatcaaagggtttcttacACAGACACACTTATTTTGTATGCCCTAATCACTAAAATAGAAATCTCTTTTGCCTATTTTAtggctagatacatgtttgattctgttagaagtgtgaaagataaagcactaccttatagcatgtttttaacttgcatatttgagcattttggtgttgacctgtcaaatgaggattatgaaaacagacattcatacctaaaagggggtAGTTCAGTGAAACAGAACAAAGGACCTACTCGATCTGAAAGGGTGGTcttagatgatgaagatgatgattttGTTCCTGAagattctccttctctctccacTGAGGGTATATCTATCTCTACTGGGAAGAAATCTGCTTTGCTAAATGTGGTAAAAGATGTAGTTCAGGAATTCGTTTCCCAATCAAATCACTTGATTGCAATGAACAAAGAGCAAAGGAAAttagctagcaagcatgagaatttcCTAAAGAAATCAAGGGACAGAGTGGCTGTGttcatgaccttcattgataaccttcaaaaagatgaagaccctgccactgatgttgaagaggaagctgaTTCGAAGGGGAATGGTTCTGATGACTAG
- the LOC114925659 gene encoding TMV resistance protein N-like — translation MLAICGAPGIGKTTFAAYIYNNIINNQYIAASFISNIRDKPKVEDLQSTLLSEMGEKRESRRGDTDGGGREIKRKLSVKKVLLVLDGVDKIEQLKSLAGGCDWFGPGSKIIITTRDATLLNRHRVKIKRYQMTELSDDDSHKLSCWYAFDDSEPAQNFANLVPQALSIAKGVPLALKKLGSILKEWEMELDRYNKVPEAFEFLLKSFGN, via the coding sequence ATGCTAGCAATTTGTGGAGCTCCTGGCATAGGCAAAACCACATTTGCTGCATATATTTATAATAACATTATTAACAACCAATATATTGCTGCAAGTTTTATATCCAACATCAGAGATAAGCCAAAAGTGGAAGATCTCCAGTCGACGTTGTTATCTGAGATGGGCGAGAAGCGAGAGAGCAGGAGGGGCGATACAGATGGTGGAGGCAGAGAAATCAAACGCAAACTTAGCGTTAAAAAGGTTCTTTTAGTGTTGGATGGTGTTGATAAGATAGAACAGTTGAAATCGCTGGCTGGGGGGTGTGATTGGTTTGGTCCTGGCAGTAAAATTATTATAACAACAAGGGATGCAACTTTGTTGAATAGACATCGTGTTAAAATTAAGAGATATCAAATGACAGAGCTAAGTGATGATGACTCTCACAAACTCTCTTGTTGGTATGCCTTCGATGATAGCGAACCGGCACAAAACTTTGCAAATCTTGTTCCTCAAGCACTAAGTATTGCAAAGGGTGTTCCTTTGGCCTTAAAAAAACTGGGCTCTATATTGAAGGAATGGGAAATGGAATTGGACAGATATAACAAGGTTCCAGAGGCTTTCGAATTTTTGCTCAAATCTTTCGGAAACTGA